From Paenibacillus sp. FSL H8-0537:
TCGGCTGTGTTGTATAAATTTCGTGCCCCGTCAGTTAGGGAGATCGTTACGAACGAAAGGTCGCTATCAGAAGCAGCAATTTCAGTGCGATCCGCCTCAATTTTCAAAGTGATGGCGCCGGTCGCCGAACGAAGCGTCATTCGTCCGATTTCTTCTCCCTTTGCGTAGGCTACCGCTACGATTTCGCCAGATTCGTATACCGTGTCGAACTCCGCTTTGAAGCGTTGCTCCTCGCCCACGGCGGCTCTCCCTACCGATTTGCCGTTCACTAGGAGCGCAACCTCCTCTGCGTCGGCATATACTTCCACCTTGATTGGCTTACCCTCATAGCCGTTCCATGACCAACTAGAGACGGAATCACTCCAGCCCCACATCGACGAAATCGCCTGTTTGTCATAATACTCCGGCCGCAGCACCGCAATGTACGGGTCCTTACGAAGTCCGAACACGATTTCGCGATAATAGGAAAACGGCCGACGGTAACCGGTAATATCGATATCTCCTACCATAGCCGTTAGCCAAGGATAAGCGCCAAAGACACCGCCCGCCAATTCACTTTGGTCATAAGTGACTTTTCCGATTCCCGATTCTCCGAGATAATCCCAGCCTGTCCAGGTAAAGTCACCTATAATGTGGCTGTTCTCCTTCACCAACTTCCAATTCTTATCGATGCTCGATGCATACGTCTCTCCGCCAACGATCACCCGGTTCGGGAAAAGCTCCTTATCCTTTAAATAGCGGGAATCCCCATAGTTATAGGCAGCAATGTCCGCATACGCAAACGACTCTGTCGTTTTTGCCGTAGCTAAGTCACTCGCGGTGATCGCGGCCATAATATCTTTCATATTGTTCATCATTGTATTGATGCCATCACTGTTGTCCTCAGAGTCGCCGCCACTTTGCCTCATTTTCTTGAATTCGTCCATAATGGAAACCATAAAGTTAATGGAATTCGTTACAAAGCGGGTATTGTCTAGGGAACGAACCATCTCCGCCAGCTTCCTCCCCCACACGGAATCGATGGCACGTCCTGTTTCCGGGATTTCATTGCCGATTGAATACATGATAACGGATGGATGATTGTAGTTTTTGTTGACCATCGCTTCGATGTCTTTCTCCCACCAGAGTGGAAAATGAAGCGCATAATCGTAATCGGACTTGGTTGAAGTCCACATATCATAGCTCTCGTCCATGACCAGCATTCCGAGGCGGTCGCAGGCGTCCAGCATGGCTTTGCTTATCGGATTATGCGCACTTCTCAGGGCATTGAAACCCGCTTCTTTTAAAATTT
This genomic window contains:
- a CDS encoding glycoside hydrolase family 2 TIM barrel-domain containing protein, with translation MIRVSFNDNWTVGKKSGFFSEMTSTPVQPKPVTLPHDEMIVRKRQKPEDGSDAGKHLNAVGYFPEGEYDYKKTFFVPAEYKEKRVTFEFEGVYANAMVYINGDFAGQCPNGYTNFYIKADRFLKYGEDNEIKVVAMNYKDSRWYTGAGIYRNTKLIVGELVHIALDGVKVSTPDITSDRAVVAVANVIENEGIHTRTVNVQTEIVDAGGKVVASDVATITLFAGESATLRQRVYVRSPKLWSVEQPNLYSCRTRLVADEEQIDEEMNTFGIRSLSIDPDKGLSINGEVVKLRGACIHHDNGVIGSATIDRAEERRVEILKEAGFNALRSAHNPISKAMLDACDRLGMLVMDESYDMWTSTKSDYDYALHFPLWWEKDIEAMVNKNYNHPSVIMYSIGNEIPETGRAIDSVWGRKLAEMVRSLDNTRFVTNSINFMVSIMDEFKKMRQSGGDSEDNSDGINTMMNNMKDIMAAITASDLATAKTTESFAYADIAAYNYGDSRYLKDKELFPNRVIVGGETYASSIDKNWKLVKENSHIIGDFTWTGWDYLGESGIGKVTYDQSELAGGVFGAYPWLTAMVGDIDITGYRRPFSYYREIVFGLRKDPYIAVLRPEYYDKQAISSMWGWSDSVSSWSWNGYEGKPIKVEVYADAEEVALLVNGKSVGRAAVGEEQRFKAEFDTVYESGEIVAVAYAKGEEIGRMTLRSATGAITLKIEADRTEIAASDSDLSFVTISLTDGARNLYNTADRKVAVQLEGPGVLQGFGSANPKPEENFFDTKRTTFDGRALAVIRPTGAGLITVTVTAEDCASQSTQIHAI